The sequence aatgtgtacttggaatattttcatacatatagtaattttattattattattactattattattattattgagatggagtcttgctctgtcacccaggctgaagtgcagtggcatgatctcagaacctgcaacctctgcgtcccaggttcaagcgattctcctgcctcagcctccaagtagctgggattacaggtgtgcaccaccacacctggctaattttcttttttctttttcttttttttttttttgtagcagagacgagggttcgccatgttggccaggctggtctcaaactcctgacctaagtgatccgcctgcctcaggctcccaaagtgctgggattacaggcgtgagccattgcacccggtccatatagtaattttaaaataaagtcaacaAATTAGGAAGACAAAGGATGGCTTGGTTGTTAATCTAAATGAATCTCTAGTTAGTGGTATGTTGGTGTAAGTAAAATTCAGAGACCATAGAAAAATAGATTGAGGAGCAGCTGAAAGGGTAGGCGGAAAGACAGAGGCAGGGAACCACCTAGAAAGCATGGAGAAGCTGTTATGCCTCAGGGTCATTTGTATATTTAGGAATGcctaaatattaatacattactgacttgttaaattgttttcTGACTGTAAAAGTAATAATACTTATTgtagaaagtttggaaaatgcaaattaataactaaagagggacagagaaaaatcaaaaccaccaaATATCTCATTATTCATAGATTATTATTtatcagcactttttttttgacacagagcgagggcagtggcgcgatctcggctcactgcaacctccacctcccaggttcaagtgattctcatgcctcagcctcccgagtagctgggattacaggcgtgtgctaccatgcccagctaatttctgtattttttagtagagatggggtttcaccttgttggccaggcaggactcaaacccctgacctcagatgatctgcctgcctcagcttcccaaagttctgggattacaggcatgagccaccgtgcccaaccaagcacatatttttaaaacaaaaataagattacAATGtataggccaggcagggtggctcatgcctataatcccagcactttggaaggtggaggcatgcagatgtcttgagcccaggagttcaaaaccaaaacaagcctgggcaacatggtgaaaccccctctctacaaaaaaacacaaaacattagccaggtgtgatggtgcatacctgtaatccaagctacctgggagactgaggtgggaggatcacctgatcccaagaggtccaggctgcagtgagccgtgatcacactactgtactccagcctgggtgaaagagtgaggctctgtctcaaaaaaaaaaaaaaaaaaattacaatgtgtAAACATTTCTGTGTCACACTTTATTTCCCCTTAGCATTTCTGTAGGTCACTATTGTCTttgagaaatgattttttttttttgagacaatcttgctctgtcacccaggctggagtgtagtggtgggaccacagctcactgcaacctccgtctcccgggttcaagcaattctcctgcctcagcctcctaagtagctggaactacaagcatgtgccaccatgcctggctaattgttgtatttttagtagagatgaggtttcaccatgttggccaggctggtctcaaactcctgacctcaggtaatcagcctgccttggcctcccaaagtgctgggattacaggcatgagccactgtgcccagctgagaaatgattttaaatagaTGCTTAGTATTCTAACATATGAACATACATGTAATTTATGGTCTATGATTAATAATTTATGCTTTTCCAGTCTCCAATAGCTGGATACTTtgattgtttctaattttcataattataaataatattttggtgACTATCCTTAACCATAAGTCTGTGAGATCTCTTATTGGGTCAATaggtatgaacattttaaaagctattaATACTCCATGTCAGGTTGTTCACCAGAAAGATTCGACCTGTTTATACACCGTTCTGCCAGGACAATCTACCATCATTGGACATTATCATCAAAGACAACTTTTTAGTAACCATGTTAATATATCACACATTCAAAAAAAGATCAAGGTTGGGGGGAAATTCGTAAAATggaatgcaaacaaaaataaatgaacctaACTATATTTCATGTTAATAACAATACTACAGTGAAGGGCAGAATTGGGAGGGGGAAGAACTAACCCAGGTAGGTAACTGGGTTTTAATATATATCTTCTGGCTATAAAGAACCTTAAATAAATACTAATTGGTAGAATTGTTTTCCTGCAGTGCTATGGATTAggaattctgaaattatttttagtacataTTCTAGTAcagagcaaataaataaattgtgaataACAGGAGCCAGGTTTCTCTCTACTGGCAAAGGACATCATACATATGGAAAAATGGAAGGCTAGAATGAATGAACTCTGTGGTGTCAGGCTGGACTGGTATTGAAAATGTCAGTATGGACTCATGTTTTAGTTGTACTGTGGCTACTTATGAACTGTGCTTGATTTTTGGGAATATACTCTGAGATATTTTGGAGTGCAGGGCATCATGTctacaatttacttttttttggagacagtcttgctctgttgcccaggctggagtgcagtgatgtcatctcagctcactgcaacctccgcctcctgggttcaagcaattctcctgcctcagcctcccaagtagctgggattacaggcatgcaacaccatgacccactaatttttgtatatttagtagagacggggtttcaccgttttggcctggctggtctcaaactcctgacctcaagtgatcaacccacctcagcctcccaaagtgctgggattacaggcatgagccacctcgcccagcctgtaatttactctcaaatggttcaggaaaacaatgtatattttcatatagagacagagataaagacacaaaaaggATGAGAATGATAAAGAAATGAGGTAAAATGTTAAGTACTGGGGAATCTGGGTGAAGAGAATGCAGGGATTCTTTATACTACTTTTGCCACTTTTCTTTTAgctagaaattatttcaaaacaaacagcTTGGCCAAATTAGCAggtaagaaaaaattattagtgttttttattttatttcattcatgtgTTCAGTAAAGTTGAACACATGGATGTTAATGGACCATTCGGGTTATATGGTTcatattttttgctcatttttatgtcATGGTGTTTATCTTTTCTGTGCTGATTtgtaaaagctattttaaaaccCTTCATCTGCCATATATGTTacatttctttcctgctttctgccaCCTTCCAATTTGTTACCAACTTTCTTCTCCAACCTTGGGCCACTGGCATATACACTCATTTTAAATATCAGAACTTGTAGTGCTCTTTGAAATGCAGACAGACTATGGTTCATTCTGCAACTGCATATTAGTTAACAGGCAAAAATACCTTAGTAAGAGAAAGTGTCTTTTCCttctaatgtaaaaaaaaaaaaaaacctaacccCCCCGAAGCACTAaggtgtttatttgtttatttttttgaacagggtctcactctgttgcccaggctgaagtgctgtgaatcacagctgactgcagcctcgatctcctaggctcaacccatcctcccacctctgcctcccaagtagctgagactacaggcatgtgtcactacacctggctttttttttttcttttttctttttttttagagatggggtctccctatgttgaccaggctggtctggaagtcctaggctcaagtgattctcctttctcctgtctcagcctcccaaagtgctgggatcataggcatgagacaccatgcctggtcagttatttaagaaaataaatattagaccATGCAGAAATAATGCTATCCTAAAATTTGTGAGCAAGTACAAAGTTCATGATTTAGAAATTTAAACAGTTTAAACGCAAAATGAAGTTCTTTTTAATGAATACCAAAAAACTGACTGAAAATCTAGTGAATACCTTTTATGCTTCAGACACCTCGTATAGAGAGTCTTTACCCTCAAGCATCTCGCAGTTGAGTAAGGGTGACATGTAAGAAATAGGTTACAATCATTGTGACAAGGACAACTGCAGTATTATTATGTACACACAAGGCAATGAACAGGCAGAAGTAAAGTTTTGTCATGAGGCAGGATGAGGCTATAGAAGAGGTGACAACTAAGCTAAAGAAGCCACTCAGGATGTCAGAAGACAGCTGTTCAGTCAAAAACAGGCACAGTATCCAAAGGAACTCATTTGATCCCTAAAATTCTGTTAAGATGTGCTGtaggtggggcgcggtggctcacgcctgtaatccctgcactttgggaggccgaagtaggtggatcacctgaggtcaggagttcaagaccagcctggccaacatggtgaaaccccgtctctactaaaaatacaaaaattggctaacatgacgaaaccctgtctctactaaaaatacaaaaaaaaaaaaaaaaaaaaaaattagccgggcgtggtggtgtgtgcctgtagtcccagctactctgtagactgaggcacgagaatcgcttgaacccaggaagcataagttgcagtgagccgagatcgcaccactgcactccagtctggatgacagagcgagacttcgtgtcaagtaataataataaaaaaagatgtgCTGTAATTGTCTCCGTTTTACAAAAGAGGTCAAGTAGTTGACACAGGTCCCACGCTAGTGAGGGTTTTGGGATTCAAGCACAGACCACCTTCGCCCCTATGCTACACCACCTCAGGCTGTCGGGAGATAGGCGCCCAGTCAAAAGGCACATGGAAGAAAGCCCACGACTTCTCAAGCATTGAAGCAGGAGTGGCGCATCGGTATTCTCAACTTCAAACTTTGAGAACAGTCATGGTAGGAATGCATTTTATTCAAGAATGGGTTCAGGTGAGGGTGGATATGGGCACTGGGTTCAAAGGACAAATTTGGAGAATTCATGATCCAGGAGAGTGAACAAATAAGGAAGGGCTAAAGAGATCCTCGAAGTTGAAAGGTTCAGAGTTAATGTCCTCTAAGGAGAGCCAACAAGGGGTTACAAATGCTGAAGTCATCAAGAAAATGTGCCTGTCTTTCCTTGAGACTGGGAAGGAGAATTAGGATGACGAAAATCCAGAGGATGGTAAAATAGCTTGACTTCAAAATaacaggccgggcgccgtggctcacgcctgtaattccagcactgtgggagaccggGGTgcgggggggtggatcacctgagcgcaggagttcgagaccagcctgggtaacagggtgaaaacccgtattaaaaaaaaaaaagccgggcgcggtggcccacgcctgtaatcccagcactttgggaggccaaggcgggcggatcacttgaggtcaggagttcgagaccagcctggccaacatggtgaaaccccatctctactaaaaataacaaaaattagccggacgtgatagcgggcacctgtagttccagctactggggaggctgaggcgggaaaatcgcttgaacccaggaggcaaaggttgcactgagcccagactgtcccactgcactccagcctgggcaacagagcaagactccgtctccaaaaaaaaaaaaaaaaaaaaaaaagcaagaaaaagaaagagaatggcgAGGCCCAGAGAGACCGAAAGTCCCACCAGAGGGTACAGAGCTAGCTCAGCCCTAATGCCGGCCCCGCGGTGCCTTTCCGAGCTCACGGCCTCCCCTCAGCATCCGGGTTTCGGCCTCGGAGCGCCAGGGACGCCACGAGGACGCGCCCCACACTTGCGCTTCTGGGTTCCAGCCCCCGCGGCCCCCAACAAATAAAGAAGGGAAAGTGCTGAGGGTGACGGCCCCGGGGAGCGCTGCGGCTCTACGTCAACCTGCGGCGGCCGCCGACTCATTTGGGGCCACGCTGGTTGCATTCGTCACGCCGGCGATGCCTCTCAAACCCGCGGCCTGCCGAGGACGTTCCCACACGGGAGACCCCAGCGACGCGGGCGCATCTGTGGCTCTCGAGAACCGGGCCGCGGAGCCGCCGCGAGCGCAAGCGAGGAATCGGCGACTGCGGGGGTGGACAGCTGGGGCTTGTAGTCCCCTCGCTACCCTCTATTCTGGAAGAGGCGGGTCGCGGCCGCTGAACTCCAGCTCTGCGCCTGCCCAGGCGGCCGCACGCTCAGGGGCGTGGCATGGGTGGGTCGTGAGTTGGGCGGGGCCCACAGGGCGTGCGCGACGCAGCGGCGCGGCGCGTGGCGTAAGGGGCGTGGCGCCAGTGGGCGTGGCGTGGCGCAGTGCGAAGGGACGCGGTGCGCATGCGCGTGAGGGCTGCCGCGGGTGGGTGGTATCGAGGCCTGTCGGGTCAGGGCGGTTCGCGGGTGCTGTCAGAGCTGGGCCGGGGCCCCTAGGCAGGGTAGCCGGGTCGTAGAGGCGGGGGCCGGTCGCGGTCGGTGGAGCGGGATGAGGATGTAGGAGGGGCGGACGTGGCGGAAGCCGCGGGGTCCGCGGGGTCGGTGCCTCTAGGGAGCCAGGGAGGCCTTTCCCGAGGCTCCTGGGGAAGAAGAGGCGAAGCGAGAGTCCCTGGGGAACCCCCACTCCACTCCCAGCTGGAGACTGGGTTGTGTCTGCATGGACCAGAGCCCACAGTGCGAGTTGCTATAGGCAACCAGCCAGGGTGGCCAGCTCCTTCCCGTTTGCCCGTGATGTTCTGGTTTTGGGACCAAAGCATCCTAGGCCTCCAGCCCACTGCAGTGACCGAATTCTGCGCCCCCTGCCCATCTTCTCCCGCAGCTTCCCTAGATTAGGCTTGGGAGGCAAGAGGAGGCCTCCTGACCTTTCACACTGCCTTTTTAATATTAAGATGAAGTCACACTCCACAACTTTCTTCCAGCCAGGCCCAGACATGTCCGTCCTTGTAAGTTAAAAGCTTCCATGGGAGCCTTCCTTCCTAATCAAGGTAGGTAGACTACAGGAAGGTacatcttgttttatattttgtcctGTAGAAGTCAGATTTCAGCCCAGTTGTGTAGGAGTGAGGATGAGCCTATGCTTATATCAGAGCTTTGAGTACAGAGACATTTGGTCTGGAATTTTAGTCAGCCTCTTCAACCCCAGAATTTATAGGTTCAATCAGAACAGACATTAGCTTAAGTTTTCCCATCAATCGTCTATCATTAAACtggcaaaatctaaataattagaaaatatgacAAAGATGATCCAGACAGAGATGTTCAACTTTTTCCTTAATTCAAAAAGCCTCGTGGTGGAACATCGGACCCATTCAAGAGGAAGGATGAAAGCTCTATATAGGAACACGATGTGAATGGAAGAAACCTGTCATTGTGAGGCTGGCTTTTGATTAGTCATCTGATGTCTTCCCTAATGTGACATGACTTTGAGGCCATAAACTTCAGTGGCTAAGCTGTAGTTTCTCAGCCTGCAGTTAAATTGCAGAAATGATAGGGCTtacattagttttgtttttatttgatgttgAAGATCTTTGAGTCACATTAGAAACGATGAGTATTTTTCATGTGGCACTGATGAGTTaattcatattattattttttgagacagagtctctattgcccaggctggactgcagtggcacgatcacggcccactgcagcctcgacctcctgggctcagatgatcctcccatcttagcctgccaagtagctgggactacaagtgcacatcaccacatccggctaatttttttgtagatatggggttttgccatgatgtcGAAGCTGATTtcagactcctaggctcaagtaatccttctgccttggcctcccaaagtgctgggattataagcgtgagccactgtgccaggccaataTTATTCCCCAAAAGAAGGAAGTTGGGTGTGAGGTCCTGCTCCTGTGGTCAccgtgaggttttttttttttgttttggactcttgcccaggctggagtgcagtggcacagtcatggctcactgcagcctcaagctcctgggctcaagtgattctcctgtctcagcctccctggtagctaggaccacagatgtgcacaaCTATGCCcagggaatttttaaattttttgtagagacagggtctcaccatgttgcctgagctgttctcaaactcctggcctcaagcaatcctcctatcccaaagtgctgaaattacaggcatgagccaccacacctggccaccacTAGTTTTTGTAATGGGAGCAGGTTCCATATGAGATGGAGGAATGGATTTCAtgattgtctttttaatttcttagatCTCCAAGAAATTGGACATGAGGAAACCACTCTAAGTGTGACCACTCTAAAGCATTAGCAATCAGTCATTTCACTCTAGGGAGAAATCAGAGCTGAAATATAGAGGATAGGTAAAGTCCCCAATgtagatatgtatttttatatttgattacttgcttttttttgttaGATGCAAATAATACGGCACTCCGAACAGACACTAAAAACAGCTCTCATCTCAAAGAACCCAGTGCTTGTATCACAGTATGAGAAATTAAATGCTGGGGAACAACGTTTAATGAATGAAGCCTTCCAGCCAGCCAGTGATCTCTTTGGACCCATTACCTTGCATTCTCCATCAGATTGGATCACCTCCCACCCTGAGGCTCCCCAAGACTTTGAACAGTTCTTCAGTGATCCTTACAGAAAGACACCCTCTCCAAACAAACGCAGCATTTATATACAGTCCATTGGTAAATACTGGTAATGTGCTGGTTTTGGTTCAGTTTTGCAGTGGCGCTCTTGTCAGGAATAGTCCAGGCTATGGGTCTGATTCAGATGGGCCGTTTTAGGATCGTTTTTGATATTCATTGCGGCGGTACAAGTTTTGTAGCCAAACTGACTTAAAAgataacattttgtttctttttgtttcatagcAACACCAATGAATGATAAAGGTTATTGAAAATTTAGAGttggttttgtttctaatttgaaTCTTCTTACTCATAGACTGGGTAAACACTGAATAATCatcttaaagtctgtttttaaatgttcttccATATTGTAGGCTCTCTAGGAAACACCAGAATTATCAGTGAAGAATATATTAAATGGCTCACGGGCTACTGTAAAGCATATTTCTATGGCTTGAGAGTAAAACTCCTAGAACCAGTTCCTGTTTCTGTAACAAGATGTTCCTTTAGAGTCAATGAGAACACACACAACCTACAAATTCATGCAGGTGAATTACACGACTTTGCAATTCGAACtgagtatatgtatataatatacactcatacatttatgtatttctttttaaatagggGACATCCTGAagttcttgaaaaagaagaaacctgAAGATGCCTTCTGTGTTGTGGGAATAACAATGATTGATCTTTACCCAAGAGACTCGTGGAATTTTGTCTTTGGACAGGCCTCTTTGACAGATGGTATTCCGTTTTTGGCATTGTTGTTAGAAGCTTCTTCAGCTTGAGAATATTTGAAGATGttagaagagggaaaaaattccaaccaagaatcatattgatatttaaaatattttcagttgagaCATTATGCCATAATGGGAAGTGTGCTGTTGGTAGATTGTGATAATCTAGGTTCTGGTTGGCCACTCACTACCTACAGGACCTTAAAGGTAACAATACCCACATCATGGAGTCATTTGGAGATAATTTACATAAAAGTGCCTGTACATAAAAAGTGTGGataagcctggacaacatagaccacatgtctacaaaaaaataaaaatttaaaaaactaaattagctgggcatggtggcacatacctgtagtcctagctacgcaggaggctgaggtgagaggattgcttgagcccaggaggttgaggctgcagtgagccatgatcgagccactgcactccagcctgggcaataaagtgagaccgtgtctcaaaaaaaaaatgtatatataggcCTGGCATATATATAGGCATACAGCATAACAGCTAGTAAATGTCAGTAATTCAGTAGCAAGGTGAATTAAACCAATTACAGTTTGAGCTATCAATGGATGTGAAAATCTtgctaattatttttcaattcttttcatAGTCATCTTGCACAGTTAGAATAGCCATAGACTAAGTGTATGCTTCTTTCTCATCATAcgacatttgttttttaatttaaagagtcAAAACGTCCATCTTTGATTTGAGATATGTAATAAACCTTGACTCATTAGGAACTCTGTATGGTAATATTAGGGATGGGAAAGGTTCTGCAAACCGGtcatatttttaacctttttttttttttgtcatctctctacttctcccctccccttaattattgttcttatttctctaacTTCATCCCTAAGAATCCAACACAGACTTGAAAGGGAAAAGGCCCCCTAAGGGGAGTGGTTCATTAGTGTTCTGGGGATGGGGAGTAAGTACAGGGACTATCCTGAGAGTTTATGGTCTGTCTGGATGTTACATTAGCCTTAGGATTTGTGTGGGGTGGTAAGCTTTTTGGGACAAATGTTTCTACTAGAGGTGGGGGCTGTAGGGTTATAGAGCCTCTTCCCACTTActcctttattctttattctccaTTTATGTGAGGTTTCTTGTGGCCCCCATGGCCCTACCAGCATGCACTCTTGGAGACGTGGGTCACTACTTTCTTACTGATTTTGGTGGTGTGAGGTAGCTTTTTATCataagttttctcttttattattaacCTGATAGAGATGGaaacattgaaaaataattctatctaccttttatttttcttttgagacagagtctccctctgtcacccaggctggagtgcagtggtgtgatcatggctcactgcaacctcaacctcctgggctaaagggatcatcctgcctcagcctcccgagtagctgggaccacaggaccaccacacccggctattttattttattttatttttggccagatgggattttttttggcCAGATGGGATCTCCCTGTGTTGGTCAAGCTcatcttgaagtcctgggctcaagcgagcctcccatctcagcctcccaaagtgctttgattacaggtgtgagtcaccacacccagctaaaaaaataattttaaaaccatatgTTCGTTTATCTAGATATTGCTAGCTAACTTATCTTATGTGTTTGAGGAGGTCAGGAAACATTTCCCCAAACTGTATttactttaattctttttttggtaAGTTTCTTAAATATTACATGACATAAAAGATTTACATAGGAAAGTAGCAGGATTAGACAGTGACAATATCTTAACACAGTGGTCTTGTTTTCTCCGAGTTTACAaagattgatatttttaaagtgagaCGCATTGACTACGAAAAAAATAGTCTATTTGTAGGATTATTGGAAGAAGGAAATGTCCTTGCTGAAAGTAGTGAAATATGCTCACACTTGATTGGCCAGAGGGGGTTACTTGTGATAAAGGAATAGATTTAGTGTGCTCTTAATTTCCAGAATGCTATCTttgcttaattttcaaatatcagTCTACATTTTCTGGGTAAAGGGAGGTGAGGAAGTTTGTTTTTGAATCAAATTAGATTGGACAAATCTACTATGggtttattactttaaaaactgaACGAGAGACATAAATAAAAGTGATCATGTAAACAAGTCGAATTATGAAGCAGTACCCTGTAGGGTGAGTTATGTAGCAAACCGTGTTCTCTGTGCTTGCAGAGATGGTTGATATAACTCTAAATGTAACACAGGAAGTCAGTTACAAGGGTATTTATTCTGGTCACCAGACACTAGTGACAGAATAGAGTTGAGCTGTTCTTTGAAAAGGGGGTAGGGTTGGGGAAGGGGACGAGGTTATTCTGTCAAAAGCCGTGGTTTAAAGCATGGGCTTCAAGACATCAGGGGCAGTTGTCCTCAGTCAGTGCTGCGTGAGGGAAGGCCAGCAACCCCTCCAGACACACGTGTAACAGATCTGTTTAGTGTGTCCTTAAATAGTGAAATCATGACTTCCTATtgttcatgtgatttttttttttttgagactgagtatcACTCtatcgtcaggctggagtgcaatggtgcgatcttggctcactgcaactccgcctcatgggttcaagccattctcccgcctcagcctccctagtagctgggattacaggcacctaccatcatgcctggctaattttttttagagacagggtttcaccatgttagccaggctggtcttgagcttctgacatcaggtgatccacctgcctcggcctcccaaagtcctaggattacaatcgtgagccaccacgcccaacccatGTGGTTATTTTTTATGATTCCTTTTTGAGTACTTGATTTGGAGTACTTGCTACTTTCAGAAAAAGACTTCTTTTGTGGGAAAAGACTCTCTGAAACTTCAGTTTCTCAAGCATTTGACCTCAAGTCCATTAAGTTTTACAAGGCAAGGCAAAGTGGATAGCAGCAAAAGATTTTGATAGGGAAATCTGGGGCAAAAGTCTTCCTTTTTGGTGGCAAACCATAAGTGTATCAGATGGTGTGGACACAGTGACACAGAGATGCACTCACTGGCCAGATGGGCCAGCAGTCTCTTCTTTCTTTGGTCTTTCTTCAGGGACCTTactctcattctgtcactgtTTGTCCTTTTTTTGTAGGTGTGGGGATATTCAGCTTTGCCAGGTATGGCAGTGATTTTTATAGCATGCACTATAAAGGCAAAGTGAAGAAGCTCAAGAAAACATCTTCAAGTGACTATTCAATTTTCGACAACTATTATATTCCAGAAATAACTAGTGTTTTACTACTTCGATCCTGTAAGGTAAGTTATTACAAAAATCTGACAGGACAGTTCTTTAAAAGAGATCTTAGTTCCGTAAACTGTATATTGTCAGTCCGTAAGGTAATATTATAAATGAGTTTGTATCATTTGTATAATTTTGGTGCATAGTGCTTGACTGAAATGATcagtaaaacaatttaaatggatACCTTCATATTGAAATTTACAATATCAGTGCCAGTTTTTCTGTACTACTAGTTACAGCCTTGGCTGTACCCATGTGCTATTAGTGTAATTCTGAATTCTGGTATGAGTGGGTAACCTACTTTTTCAAGCTACTGTGGTCATTGGGCAAAGCTGCTTTCCCCAGGCCTTTGGAGAACCTCTGCTCTGGCCTCTCTGGGAGCCTGGGCCTTCCTGCCCTGGGCTCCAGGTTACCCTCGACTGTAGTTGTCCTGGCAGTTCCTGATATCCCCAACTCGGTTTTGTGGAAAGCCTATCTCCCCTTTCTCCATAGCCAGAGAGATGGGCTTTTCCTTCAGCTAGAGAAATTCTGCTTTTACCTGTACTATTTGTTGGGGTTTGACAGCTACACCTCTGAGAACTACATTCTCACAGTGTGTTTCATGGGCCCCCTGTGTCATTGCCACCTGATGTTCTCATTAGCATGCAGATCAAGCCCCCTTTCTCCCAGACCTACTGAAATCAGCATCTCTAGGGGAAGAGCCCCAGAATCAGAATTACAACAAGTACCCTAGTGTAGATCAAGGGTTCTCAGCCAGG comes from Homo sapiens chromosome 17, GRCh38.p14 Primary Assembly and encodes:
- the AMZ2 gene encoding archaemetzincin-2 isoform 4 (isoform 4 is encoded by transcript variant 23) — translated: MDWITSHPEAPQDFEQFFSDPYRKTPSPNKRSIYIQSIGSLGNTRIISEEYIKWLTGYCKAYFYGLRVKLLEPVPVSVTRCSFRVNENTHNLQIHAGDILKFLKKKKPEDAFCVVGITMIDLYPRDSWNFVFGQASLTDGVGIFSFARYGSDFYSMHYKGKVKKLKKTSSSDYSIFDNYYIPEITSVLLLRSCKTLTHEIGHIFGLRHCQWLACLMQGSNHLEEADRRPLNLCPICLHKLQCAVGFSIVERYKALVRWIDDESSDTPGATPEHSHEDNGNLPKPVEAFKEWKEWIIKCLAVLQK
- the AMZ2 gene encoding archaemetzincin-2 isoform X1; the encoded protein is MQIIRHSEQTLKTALISKNPVLVSQYEKLNAGEQRLMNEAFQPASDLFGPITLHSPSDWITSHPEAPQDFEQFFSDPYRKTPSPNKRSIYIQSIGSLGNTRIISEEYIKWLTGYCKAYFYGLRVKLLEPVPVSVTRCSFRVNENTHNLQIHAGDILKFLKKKKPEDAFCVVGITMIDLYPRDSWNFVFGQASLTDGVGIFSFARYGSDFYSMHYKGKVKKLKKTSSSDYSIFDNYYIPEITSVLLLRSCKTLTHEIGHIFGLRHCQWLACLMQGSNHLEEADRRPLNLCPICLHKLQCAVGFSIVERYKALVRWIDDESSDTPGATPEHSHEDNGNLPKPVEAFKEWKEWIIKCLAVLQK
- the AMZ2 gene encoding archaemetzincin-2 isoform 2 (isoform 2 is encoded by transcript variant 18), producing MQIIRHSEQTLKTALISKNPVLVSQYEKLNAGEQRLMNEAFQPASDLFGPITLHSPSDWITSHPEAPQDFEQFFSDPYRKTPSPNKRSIYIQSIGDILKFLKKKKPEDAFCVVGITMIDLYPRDSWNFVFGQASLTDGVGIFSFARYGSDFYSMHYKGKVKKLKKTSSSDYSIFDNYYIPEITSVLLLRSCKTLTHEIGHIFGLRHCQWLACLMQGSNHLEEADRRPLNLCPICLHKLQCAVGFSIVERYKALVRWIDDESSDTPGATPEHSHEDNGNLPKPVEAFKEWKEWIIKCLAVLQK
- the AMZ2 gene encoding archaemetzincin-2 isoform X2, whose translation is MKPSSQPVISLDPLPCILHQIGSPPTLRLPKTLNSSSVILTERHPLQTNAAFIYSPLVNTGSLGNTRIISEEYIKWLTGYCKAYFYGLRVKLLEPVPVSVTRCSFRVNENTHNLQIHAGDILKFLKKKKPEDAFCVVGITMIDLYPRDSWNFVFGQASLTDGVGIFSFARYGSDFYSMHYKGKVKKLKKTSSSDYSIFDNYYIPEITSVLLLRSCKTLTHEIGHIFGLRHCQWLACLMQGSNHLEEADRRPLNLCPICLHKLQCAVGFSIVERYKALVRWIDDESSDTPGATPEHSHEDNGNLPKPVEAFKEWKEWIIKCLAVLQK